A single region of the Syngnathus acus chromosome 6, fSynAcu1.2, whole genome shotgun sequence genome encodes:
- the ces3 gene encoding carboxylesterase 3 — MRIILFIAYLLCPVALKAQESQGRSIDPVVSLTNGQIRGEIVSVKGTTIKVKQFLGIPFARPPVGHLRLAAPKDAEPWEGIRDGTRQPPMCIQDSDIVVNVSRMMSVEYAPPELSEDCLYLNVYTQAEAKRDDKLPVMVWLHGGGLVMGAASQYDGAPMTAYENIVVVIIQYRLGILGFLGTGDEHLRGNWGFLDQLAALRWVRENIEAFGGDPQAVTVAGESAGGISASILTLSPLAKGLFQRAIFQSGVATVGTYISNHSSGLVKIVANLTGCDDNTSQELVQCLRGKSKEELVDATKKMKIYLGGVVDGVFLTNTAEELLKRKEVMAVPVMMGITNHEFGWILPQSFALPGWENGMTTESVMAVVKMFNPEGGSLANGLIVDEYLKTAKTPHDIRNKFTELMGDLLMTLPVVKVADYLTDAGNPVYMYEFGYCAGIHKDSRPDFVKADHGDDVGFVFGGCFWSGSVKMIGNISKEDEQQCLTIMKYWANYVRAGSPNGPGLVAWPQYDRQKQEYMELDVKQTVREKLKKDRVHFATVTLPQKVEMIAADATSGN; from the exons ATGAGAATAATACTCTTCATTGCTTATCTGCTTTGTCCTGTAGCACTGAAAGCACAGGAATCACAAG GAAGAAGCATTGACCCTGTGGTCTCACTGACAAATGGCCAAATAAGAGGAGAAATTGTGTCTGTAAAAGGAACAACGATAAAAGTCAAACAGTTCCTGGGAATACCTTTTGCCCGCCCTCCAGTGGGGCACCTCCGACTGGCTGCCCCCAAAGATGCAGAGCCTTGGGAGGGGATCAGAGATGGCACACGCCAGCCTCCTAT GTGTATTCAAGACTCTGATATAGTTGTGAATGTTTCCAGAATGATGTCAGTGGAATACGCTCCACCAGAACTTTCAGAGGATTGTCTATATTTGAATGTATACACTCAAGCTGAGGCAAAAAGAGATGACAAACTGCCG GTAATGGTGTGGCTCCATGGAGGTGGTCTAGTAATGGGAGCTGCCTCTCAGTATGATGGTGCGCCAATGACTGCTTATGAAAATATAGTGGTGGTTATCATTCAGTATCGCCTCGGCATTCTGGGATTCCTAGG AACTGGAGATGAACATCTGCGGGGAAACTGGGGTTTCTTGGACCAGCTAGCAGCTCTGAGGTGGGTGCGGGAAAATATTGAGGCCTTTGGTGGTGATCCTCAAGCTGTTACCGTTGCTGGAGAATCTGCAGGTGGCATCAGTGCTTCTATACtg ACTCTGTCTCCGCTAGCTAAAGGATTGTTCCAAAGGGCAATTTTTCAAAGTGGAGTTGCAACAGTTGGAACCTACATTAGCAACCATTCATCGGGTCTTGTCAAG ATTGTAGCCAACCTGACTGGATGTGACGACAATACATCACAGGAACTGGTTCAGTGCTTGAGAGGAAAGAGCAAAGAGGAGTTAGTTGATGCAACTAAAAAG ATGAAAATTTACCTGGGAGGCGTGGTAGATGGCGTCTTTCTGACGAATACTGCTGAGGAGCTTCTAAAGAGAAAAGAAGTAATGGCAGTTCCAGTTATGATGGGAATAACCAACCATGAGTTTGGGTGGATTCTGCCGCAG AGTTTTGCTCTTCCTGGCTGGGAGAACGGTATGACCACAGAGTCTGTGATGGCAGTGGTGAAAATGTTCAATCCTGAAGGG GGCTCTTTAGCTAACGGACTCATTGTGGATGAATACCTGAAAACTGCCAAAACTCCACATGATATTAGAAACAAATTCACTGAGCTCATGGGAGACCTCCTGATGACGCTACCTGTTGTCAAAGTGGCAGACTACCTCACAG ATGCCGGCAATCCAGTTTACATGTATGAATTTGGATATTGTGCTGGGATACACAAAGACTCCAGGCCCGATTTCGTGAAGGCAGATCATGGTGACGATGTCGGCTTTGTGTTTGGCGGATGTTTCTGGAGTGGAAGTGTAAAAATGATCG GAAATATTAGCAAAGAGGATGAACAACAGTGTTTAACTATCATGAAATACTGGGCGAATTATGTCCGTGCTGG CTCACCCAATGGCCCAGGGCTGGTGGCTTGGCCTCAGTATGACAGGCAGAAGCAGGAGTACATGGAGCTTGACGTGAAGCAAACTGTAAGAGAGAAACTGAAGAAGGACAGAGTCCATTTTGCAACGGTCACTCTGCCCCAGAAAGTGGAAATGATAGCTGCAGATGCTACATCTGGAAACTGA